Part of the Moorella sp. E308F genome, CAGGTCCACCGGGGCCTGGGGGACACCCAGGCCCAGGCGGGCGGCACTACCGGTGGCTACCAGCACCAGTTCCCCCCTGCCGGCACCCACGGTATCCACGGCCACCAGGGTTTCTCCCCGGCGGCCACCATAAAGGGGCCGGACGAGAAGGAGCTTGCTGCCGGTAAGGCTTTCATTTTTCCGGGTAGCGACCACCGTCCCGGTAACTTCGGCAATGAGCATCTTCTCACCTTATTTCCACTTCGTCGTTGCACTGGAGCCCGGCGGCATTGGCGTCGTCGGTGTCGATGTGCATGACGAGCTTGAATTTGGGGCTGACCCGCACCTGGACGCCGCCGAAGATGGTGGGCCGGTCGGATTTAATGGTACGCACTGTGACTTCGTCGTTGTCTTTTAGCCCCCACTTTTCCGCTTCGACCGGACTCATGTGGATGTGACGGTTGGCGATAATGGCCCCTTCGGGCAAAGTAACTGACCCCTTCGGTCCTACCAGGGTAATGGGGGCGGAGCCGGCCAGGTCCCCGGAACGGCGCACCGGCGCCGGAATGCCTAAGGTTATGGCATCGGTGCGGGAGATCTCTACCTGGGTGCGGTCACGCACCGGCCCCAGGACGCGGACGTTGGTCAGGGGGCGCAGTTTCGGGCCTACCAGGGTGACGACTTCGTTGGCGGCAAATTCTCCCGGCTGGTAGAGGTCGTTCCTTTTGGTGAGCTGATAGCCGGGGCCGAAAAGAATATCGATCTCCTTTTGGGCCAGGTGAACATGGCGATTTGATACGGCCACGGGAACACGTTTGGCTGCCGGGGTGGCAGGGGCTGCAGTACTGGTCCCGGCAGTTTTATCCCGGCGTTCCTTTAGCTCGGCCAGGACTTCCCTGGTAATTAATTCGATAAAGGCAGCATTGGACATTTAGCGCTCACCTTGTTCTGTGGGATTTTACTCCAGTTGCTCCCAGACTTTAGGGTGGGGCGACGGAATAACAACAGCATCCACTAGTTCCCCTTCTTCTTTGAGGGGAAGTGTAGCGGCGTTTACGGCGGCCTGGACAGCGCCGACGCTGCCGGTCAGGATGACCACCCCTTTACCCCCCAGCCCGTAGGCCGGACGGATGTCCAGGAGTTCGACAACGGCCGCCTTGGCGGCGGTGTCGGCGGCTTTGATGGCGGCCGTGACGCTGAAAGTCTCGAGGACTCCCAGGGCACCTTTAGGGGTTGCTGCGGCCACCCCGCTCAGGGCCGGCAGGACCCCGGGATGGAGGTTACCCAGGATTAAACTATTGACGACCGTTACCCCGCCGGTAGCGACGCCATGTTCTACGGCGCTCGTTACGGCGCTGATCTCGCCGTTTAAGATAATCAAGCTTTTACCAGGGCAGATGGTGCGTATTTTCAGGTCTACCGGCGCGGCCTTAAGACAGCTGTCGGCAACCATTAACCCCCGCGCCAGGCTCTTAAGTTCGATAAGTCCGACGGCGATACCCATCAGTCACCACCTCCATTATTGAGCCCCATTATGGGTTGGCGCCTCCCTGGATGACAATGTTGCTATTGATAGCGGTAATGGTACCATTGATGCTGGCATGGAGGTTAGCGCCCGGGGTATCGTCCTTGATACGTGCTAAAAGGTCCCCCGCTGAAACCCGGTCACCTATCTTTACTACCGGCTCCGGTGCGATCCCGGCGCTCTGCTTTAAGGGCAGGTGGACCTGGTTAACCGTGAGGTTTCCTTCCCGAAAAGTTACCGGGCGTTCGTAATACTCTCTTAAGCCCAGACGGGTGATAAGGCGTTGAGTTGGTACCTGCCGTCCTTCCCGGAAAGGGGAAGGAATACCCGTTGGATAGGGGCCGGGCCGGAAACCCTTCTGCTGCAGTTCGGCCTTTATTTTCCTGTTGACCTGCCGCGGGGAGAGGTTGAAGGGGCAGGCGTAAAGGTCGCAGAGGCCGCATTCGCTGCAAAGCAGGGCCTGGGGCAGGGTTATATCAGCCAGGCCATAGGTAACGGCGCGCATGACCCGGTGGGGTTCCAGGGGATGTCCTAAAAGGTGCCGCGGGCAGAAGTCCGTGCACTGCTGGCACTGGCAGCAGACCTTGAGGGCGAGTCTTAGCTCCCGGTTCAGATCCCGCTGGTAACCGAAAGCCAATGGGTGGTCCAGGGGCAGGACAATTATGCCCTTGGTAGTTTTGGTAACCGGCGCATTAATGCTTGTAACCTTACCCATGCAGGGGCCGCCGGCGATAAGCAGGTATTGGTCTACAGCCGGGCCGCCGGCCAGGGCCAGGAGTTCCCGCACCGGGGTGCCGACCGGTACCCTGGCAGTGATGGGCTTCCGGACGGCGCCGGTGACGGTGATGTACTTATGGGTTACAGGGTTTCCTTTCAGAGCCTGGTGGATATTATATAAAGTCTCGACGTTTANNNNNNNNNNACCGGGGTGCCGACCGGTACCCTGGCAGTGATGGGCTTCCGGACGGCGCCGGTGACGGTGATGTACTTATGGGTTACAGGGTTTCCTTTCAGAGCCTGGTGGATATTATATAAAGTCTCGACGTTTAAAACTACCGCTCCCGCCTGTAATGGTAACCCTCCCGGCGGAATTATTTTGCCGGTGACGCTATAGGTCAATAAGTGCTCGTCCCCCATGGGGTAGACGTCCGGCAGGAGGTGGAGCTTTAGCCCCGGGTAAT contains:
- a CDS encoding BMC domain-containing protein, whose amino-acid sequence is MGIAVGLIELKSLARGLMVADSCLKAAPVDLKIRTICPGKSLIILNGEISAVTSAVEHGVATGGVTVVNSLILGNLHPGVLPALSGVAAATPKGALGVLETFSVTAAIKAADTAAKAAVVELLDIRPAYGLGGKGVVILTGSVGAVQAAVNAATLPLKEEGELVDAVVIPSPHPKVWEQLE
- the pduL gene encoding phosphate propanoyltransferase, which codes for MSNAAFIELITREVLAELKERRDKTAGTSTAAPATPAAKRVPVAVSNRHVHLAQKEIDILFGPGYQLTKRNDLYQPGEFAANEVVTLVGPKLRPLTNVRVLGPVRDRTQVEISRTDAITLGIPAPVRRSGDLAGSAPITLVGPKGSVTLPEGAIIANRHIHMSPVEAEKWGLKDNDEVTVRTIKSDRPTIFGGVQVRVSPKFKLVMHIDTDDANAAGLQCNDEVEIR
- a CDS encoding EutN/CcmL family microcompartment protein, with the translated sequence MLIAEVTGTVVATRKNESLTGSKLLLVRPLYGGRRGETLVAVDTVGAGRGELVLVATGSAARLGLGVPQAPVDLAIVGIIDQAEGDIKGLPR
- a CDS encoding 4Fe-4S dicluster domain-containing protein, giving the protein NVETLYNIHQALKGNPVTHKYITVTGAVRKPITARVPVGTPVRELLALAGGPAVDQYLLIAGGPCMGKVTSINAPVTKTTKGIIVLPLDHPLAFGYQRDLNRELRLALKVCCQCQQCTDFCPRHLLGHPLEPHRVMRAVTYGLADITLPQALLCSECGLCDLYACPFNLSPRQVNRKIKAELQQKGFRPGPYPTGIPSPFREGRQVPTQRLITRLGLREYYERPVTFREGNLTVNQVHLPLKQSAGIAPEPVVKIGDRVSAGDLLARIKDDTPGANLHASINGTITAINSNIVIQGGANP